In uncultured Desulfuromonas sp., the genomic stretch CTCTTGACAATATAGTAAACCGGTTTACAATACATCCAAGCCAGTTAACAAATGGAGGTTACTATGTGGACAAAGAGCTACAGCAAGACAGTTAAAAACCTGAACACTGCTGAGGTTTGGAATGTTTGGACTGATGTCAATCAATGGCACACATGGCAAGATGATATCGAATTCGCAAAGCTAAATGGTGAATTCAGAAAAGGCGGCTTGATCCATTTCAAACCAAAAGGTGGTCCAAAGATCAAACTTGAACTTACTGAGGTCAAACCCAATTCCGTTTTTGTTGACCTTACAAGATTTCCTTTCGCAAGAATGTTCGATTCACACGAAATAATTGATCACGGTGAAAATTTAGAAATTAAGTCAACAATTCGAATTGATGGACCACTGTCTTTTTTGTGGAGGAAGCTCGTTGCCGAAAATGTTGCAAAAGGGCTTGAAGAACAGACAGATAGACTTATTGAAAAGGTTAAAAATGGCTGAGTCTTCTCCTTTCAGATACAACAAGGCAGACGATAGTGCAGGGTTCCTTCTGTGGAA encodes the following:
- a CDS encoding SRPBCC family protein yields the protein MWTKSYSKTVKNLNTAEVWNVWTDVNQWHTWQDDIEFAKLNGEFRKGGLIHFKPKGGPKIKLELTEVKPNSVFVDLTRFPFARMFDSHEIIDHGENLEIKSTIRIDGPLSFLWRKLVAENVAKGLEEQTDRLIEKVKNG